In Candidatus Eisenbacteria bacterium, a genomic segment contains:
- the tyrS gene encoding tyrosine--tRNA ligase, producing MKKALEEQLLVIKRNAEEIIPEDELVRKLERSLKEKKPLRVKQGFDPTAPDIHLGHTIGLRKLRQFQELGHTAILIVGDYTGMVGDPSGRSETRPQLSHDEVMKNSETYLKQFFKIVDKSKTEVHYNGEWFSKMNFTEIMKLASLTTVARMLERDDFSERMKNRLPIGIHELFYPIMQGYDSVAIQADIEIGATEQKFNLLVARQIQEAFKMDPQVVLTLPVLEGTDGAQRMSKSTGNYIGIDETPKEIFGKTMSIPDSLIMRYFELASDLSMKEIEAIRKNLANPAKNPMEEKKRLAWELVRIYHDREAADRARDDFIKQFTKRELPEEMPTLSIAAESGELGIKDLLRETGMASSGSEAWRLVDQGAVEIDGRRVVERNHKQSLKNSFVLKVGRKYVRVVPIR from the coding sequence ATGAAGAAAGCCTTGGAAGAGCAGCTTCTGGTCATAAAACGGAATGCCGAAGAGATAATCCCTGAGGATGAACTGGTCAGGAAGCTTGAGAGGTCGTTGAAGGAGAAGAAGCCTCTGCGGGTGAAGCAGGGGTTTGATCCGACCGCCCCGGACATTCATCTCGGCCACACGATCGGCTTGAGAAAACTGAGGCAATTTCAGGAACTCGGCCACACTGCCATTCTTATTGTCGGCGACTACACCGGCATGGTAGGTGATCCGAGCGGAAGGTCTGAAACGAGACCTCAGCTTTCGCATGATGAGGTAATGAAGAATTCAGAAACCTACCTTAAGCAGTTCTTCAAAATCGTTGATAAGTCGAAGACCGAAGTGCATTACAACGGAGAGTGGTTTTCGAAGATGAATTTCACGGAGATAATGAAGCTTGCCTCTCTTACGACTGTCGCAAGGATGCTGGAGAGGGACGATTTCTCAGAGAGAATGAAGAACAGACTTCCGATAGGCATTCATGAGCTCTTCTATCCGATCATGCAGGGATACGATTCAGTGGCAATTCAGGCCGACATAGAAATCGGCGCCACGGAGCAGAAATTCAATCTTCTTGTTGCGCGCCAGATTCAAGAAGCTTTCAAGATGGACCCCCAGGTTGTTCTGACCCTGCCTGTGCTTGAAGGCACTGACGGGGCTCAGAGGATGAGCAAGTCAACCGGAAACTACATAGGAATCGACGAGACTCCGAAAGAGATATTCGGAAAAACGATGTCAATCCCCGACAGTCTCATAATGAGGTATTTCGAGCTTGCATCAGACCTGAGCATGAAAGAGATAGAGGCGATCCGGAAGAATCTTGCAAACCCGGCGAAGAATCCGATGGAAGAAAAGAAACGTCTGGCGTGGGAGCTGGTGCGCATCTATCACGACCGGGAAGCAGCGGACAGAGCGAGGGATGATTTCATAAAGCAATTTACAAAGAGAGAATTGCCCGAAGAAATGCCAACCTTGTCCATTGCGGCAGAAAGCGGCGAACTGGGCATCAAGGATCTTCTGAGAGAGACGGGCATGGCGTCCTCCGGAAGCGAAGCATGGCGGCTTGTTGATCAGGGAGCGGTTGAGATAGACGGGAGAAGGGTAGTAGAGCGCAACCACAAGCAGTCTTTGAAGAATAGCTTCGTGTTGAAGGTGGGAAGAAAATACGTAAGAGTCGTCCCCATACGTTGA
- a CDS encoding FAD binding domain-containing protein, whose translation MIEHFFIPETLAEALRLKNEHKNSRFLAGGTEIFTRKTADKMNCISLQKINSLKSISLNDRRLSLGAMITLQELIEAAELPKPLEQPLKSAAQQVRNRNIRNIATVGGNIVANKSCSDLIPLFLVMQASLQYQEATLHTQTLSLAEYIARPKESKAGLIGGILLPIPVDNEKFFLKRFSRTRSDLGIINIAVSVTLNPGRIIHCRMAIGGIDEHVVQPQAVSRFFQTLSPKLELPVFKNDLRKLLETEIRPITDVRGSTEWKREVVFGLLCEIADQICSDWRK comes from the coding sequence GTGATTGAACATTTTTTTATTCCTGAGACACTGGCAGAGGCGCTCCGCTTGAAGAATGAACACAAGAATTCTCGTTTTCTGGCGGGAGGCACAGAAATCTTCACAAGAAAAACCGCAGACAAGATGAACTGCATCAGCCTTCAGAAAATCAACAGCTTGAAATCAATATCGCTGAATGACAGACGACTCTCTCTCGGGGCGATGATTACTTTGCAGGAGTTGATCGAGGCCGCAGAGTTGCCCAAACCTCTTGAGCAGCCGCTGAAGTCAGCGGCGCAACAGGTGAGAAACCGTAATATCAGGAATATCGCCACTGTCGGGGGAAATATCGTTGCTAACAAATCCTGCTCCGATCTGATCCCTCTTTTCCTGGTGATGCAGGCCAGTCTGCAGTATCAGGAGGCGACTCTCCATACGCAGACTCTTTCGCTGGCGGAGTATATCGCCCGGCCGAAAGAATCGAAGGCCGGCCTTATTGGCGGAATCCTCCTTCCAATTCCGGTAGACAACGAGAAGTTTTTTCTGAAACGGTTCTCCCGGACCCGTAGTGACCTGGGGATCATCAATATTGCCGTCAGTGTCACCCTGAATCCCGGAAGAATCATTCATTGCCGGATGGCGATTGGTGGAATTGATGAGCACGTGGTTCAGCCGCAGGCTGTCAGCCGATTCTTCCAAACCCTTTCCCCAAAACTTGAGCTTCCCGTATTCAAAAACGATCTCCGAAAATTGCTGGAAACCGAAATTCGCCCGATTACCGACGTCAGAGGATCTACAGAGTGGAAAAGAGAGGTAGTCTTCGGCTTGCTGTGCGAAATCGCGGACCAAATTTGCAGCGACTGGAGAAAGTAG